DNA sequence from the Schistocerca americana isolate TAMUIC-IGC-003095 chromosome 2, iqSchAmer2.1, whole genome shotgun sequence genome:
CATGATCACCACAGGCCTCAACAAGCATTTGATGCGACTCTGCAgccctttttttcaaatgaaaacaaaacaaaaaatccatgttttccgcaaatcatcactttctggtataaAATTCGACATTgctaacacgatgaaaacatatgatgatgtttgttccattacttgatgtgtactaaaaatctttgacagatgtcataccaacccaacaaacaaacaaaattaaggctcgttcaaaacaaatgttccctatcgacacatttgtctcttaacgctcatttcataccagtacacctggtaatatattttgaaaatattttctacACTTATTTTGTAATGTGATTATTTCGCTAAATGTGTAATTGGTTGAATAATACAAttttggtttattaagtttaaaaacctgtcatgcacAAATTGATTACTGGTAAATAATATGAAACTAAGTACTTATTGCACACAATAATTAAACTAATGCCTACTGTTTAGTTATCAAAGTAatctacttacaaaaaaaaaaaaaaaaagatactgttATCTATCAAGGGATTGTGTGTCTTACTTCTTTGGGCATGACAACTTCACACTCATCTCTGTCAATTTAGGAATATTGCTTTCTCCCTCCCCTTTTTTGGATAAATTTATGCAggctttcataaaaaaaatgaagaacagAGTTTCCAAATAAAAGCGGTCTTCAGTATATATTGGACATATGATGTTAATACATTTAAAAACTGCAGATCAGTAATTACACAACTAATATCTGTTGTATTTTGGAAACTGTCAATGGAATTAATTTGCTGAAATACTCCAAGTTTTTCTCAACATTAAACATTTTGAGGTACGTAAATGATGCCCAATTCACCAAATATATTACTACTTTAAATAACATTTCTTACACCACCTTCACTTATTGATTTTCAAGTGTCACTGAGAATAAAATGGCAAGACATCAACAATACGTATTTCAAATTTCACAGAATACACAAATGGTAAAATCACTCTCTCGCTTACCATTTTTCACCTCGCAACAACGGTTGAAAAATAAGCTTCCACAACGTACCAGAAAAACTTCTTTACTGCAAAATTTCTTTACAGCAAGTTTACATACTGTCAGATACAAATACGAGTAGTATTaagaaaaggatggattgctactcaccatgctgagttgcagataggaatAATTAAAAGACTGTTAGGCACTGGGCTTTTGGtcagagccttcttcagaaatgaaaaTACACATGCACTCACACCTCGCACACATGACTGCTATTTACAGTTAAAAGCAGTCATTTGtgtatgagatgtgcttgcttgtgtgaatgtgtgtgcacgtGTTTTCCTTTCTGAGGAAGGCTTTGGTCAAAAGgtctgtgtaacagtcttttcgttgcgcctgtctgcaactcagtgtgtcatctttatggtgagtatcaatctatcctttccatattattgttaatattccaacctgAACTTTCCTATGTTTGTAAACAATAAATAGTATTTCTTCATAGATTTGTTTGTATGCATAAAGTTCtttaaatattttgcaaatttcaACAAGGAATAGTGTGTACTGAACTCAAGGGTGGCCGTGTGTCTTACTGCAATCAAAAGGACGATTCAGTTGATTGAACTGTAAAATTCACGTACTTCAGTAAGCAAACCTCAAGTGACTGTTAATAGAAGcatttaaagaaagaaacaaacaaatgtgtATTCGCAGGGATAATTAATTAATCTGATCATGTTATGTCCCTAACCTCCTGTAATATTTGGGCTTACAAATTGGTTTCGTTGGCATAAAACTTAAGTAATTCCACCAACCTCCAGTTAATGAAGCCACATACTTGGAGCTGCGCTGTTCacaatgaataaaaatgtgaacTGGGAACTTTTATTACCACCAAGATTTCTTTCACTGCATCACAACATAAGCTGGTCAATTTTCAACAGTAATCTTCTATCACAATTACATCATATTTGGCATTAAAAAGGTTGAGGATAAAACATAAGGGATACTTTTATTAATTTCTgaagtaaacaaaataataaaagtgtgcATTATTTCATGTATTATGTAAAAAATATACTTCAACAATAATTGAGCTCAATAATTACACGAACTGTCCTCAATATTACACTTCTGAAGAGTTGTTTACCAGATGACACCATGCAGCGTATTTCTGAAGCGatactgcaatttttttccatGAAGATTTCTCTTTATTGATGGCAAGTCTCTTGTCACGACATACTGGAAGACAAATATAGCATATTAAATATGAATTGCAAAGAAAATTACTTTCATTGAAtgaaatatttactttattttgaGCAGGGCTCAGGGCAGGAAAGAGTGAAAAGTAGGAAGGATACCAAAATTTTGTAGCAGAATACTGGCATGCAACAGTATCAGTGCTATATGTCAGCAGCACAATAGATAATTGCCCATTTGAAGAACTTTAATGAAATGCATGATATTAATTGAGCACATCAGATTATCAAATGTCAGCCAGATATTGATCAAATCTGCCTGGATGATTACTGTTGGCTGATATCTAATTAAAACAGTTTGATTATCTCAGTAAATGCAGCTCCTTTATAGTGTAATTCCAAACAATGTGCAGATATCGCAGTCCAAGAGGGATTGGAGATACAGTAATAAACTCTTTTCTCCTACATATTCACCTCAACCCAACCCTTGTTATCACTGCCTTTCTTGTGTGGCTCTCCCATGGTGCCCATTATTCACAAACTGAACTATTTATTATAACACTATACAAAAGAAGCATGCTGCAACCTTTTTATACACTTATTTATGCCTATGTTGTAACATTATTGCATGGCAGAAGTGAACAACAAGGTTGGACGACAACACATTCTTCCTCATACTGctctatttttttatgtttagcAAGGTTAGCATGATGTTCCACTTCTATGCTGGCCAATATTCTGGTAAATTAGCACCTTTCATAAAATGTTACTTGGAAGTGTTGAAAGGTGCTAATCCACATATAAAAGGAAAGCCATTGCTCACTGATGAAAAACCCCAATGGATCAACAGAACTGTGACGACTTCATGTAAAGTAACAGGAAAAATGCAAGCTACAATAAAATTAATGTCAAAATTGTATAAATACAGCAACTAAAATACTTGCTGGAACCAAGTAACTGATGAACACAACATTCAGAAATAAGATAAATGATATATTCACACTAATCTACACACCAAACAAGTGATTCAAAAAGCCACTGTTTTACTTCACATCAGTGGCAGCCTGCAAGTTGTAGTAATTATCAAATAACAAACAGCTAATCAACTCATAGAAAATACCTTTCAATTAAGGATGCTCGCATTGATGTTGCTATTGATGATGGCTGTGCATCATTTAATTTAAAGATGCTTTCAATTACTGATAACTCTGTGGAAGTGGTGTCCATTCCACAAAAAGCACACCAATCGTTAACAACCATTCCTGCAGCTATAACTTCCGATCCTCTGTTGACTGTTCCGGCCTGTAACAAATTATACTCAGTGTATTTGAATGATATGCAACTGGCTCTTACTTATAAACAATGATTAGTCAACAGTGTACAACCAAACctatcaaataaataaattaaaatatctctGCTACTTTCACTTCACTGTGATATTCTGCTTCATCCCACTTTGCAAATTTCATAGATGTATGAAATATACACtcatcacccagaacattatgaccaccgacctcctATCGATATAAAGCTgaccaggcgatagcagtgtcaaatggcgagaaatgactgctagtcatacacatgcaaggtgcatgtagtatcagtgagtgctgTCCACGTGTACAAGGGGAATGGCTCATGATCTATCAGAGTCTGACAGAGGGCAACTTGTGTGGCCaagaggctcagcatgagcatttcagaaactgcacaacttgtcggatgtttaaggagtgctgtggtgagtgttttcaacacaCGACAAAATCAAGGTGAAACTTGTACAGACatcatggggttgggcagccatcCCTTATGTCTGACGtcttaggctgggcagattggtaaaataTCACAGGCAACAAACTGTTgcggaactttactttaatgttgggcagagtgcaagtgtgtctgaacaacacacagtgcaccaaacactcctaacaatgagCCTCTGCAGCCGATGCCCCATGCATGAGCCAATGCTAagaccacgacattggcaactgcaaatgaaatgggcacatgaccactgGCACTGGATGTTGCCGCAGTGGCAGTGTTGTATGGCCTCATGAATCCCGATACGTCGTTTGTCATGCCGATGGGAAGGTgcaaatccgtcatcttccaggggaagagCTTGACACCTGTACCGTGAGatagagacaagctggtggcagctccattatgctctggagaacttTTATGTGTGCATCCATCGGTCCTGTGAAGCTCATGCAAGATACCATGATGGCCAAAaaatatcatacactggttgcagaccacatatatCCCTTCACGACAATCTTGTTTCCtggcagcagtggcatttttcaacaagataatatacagggctattacaaatgattgaagcaatttcataaattcactgtagctccattcattgacatatggtcacaacacactacagatacgtagaaaaactcaaagttcggctgaagccgcatttcaggtttctgccgccagagcgcttgagagcgcagtgagacaaaatggcgacaggagctgagaaagcgtatgtcgtgcttgaaatgcactcacatcagtcagtcataacagtgcaacgacacttcaggacgaagttcaacaaagatccaccaactgctaactccattcggcgatggtatgcgcagtttaaagcttctgggtgcctctgtaaggagaaatcaacgggttggcctgcagtgagcgaagaaatggttgaacgcgtgcgggcaagtttcacgcgtagcccgaggaagtcgacgaataaagcaagcagggagctaaacgtaccacagccgacggtttggaaaatcttacggaaaaggctaaagcagaagccttatcgtttacaattgctacaagccctgacacccgatgacaaagtcaaatgctttgaatttttggcgcggttgcaacagctcatggaagaggatgcgttcagtgcgaaacttgttttcagtgactaagcaacattttttcttaatggtgaagtaacagacacaatgtgcgaatctgggcggtagagaatcctcatgcattcgtgcagcaaattcgcaattcaccaaaagttaacgtgttttgtgcaatctcacggtttaaagtttacagccccttttccttctgcgaaaaaaacgttacaggacacgtgtatctggacatgctggaaaattggctcatgccacaactggagaccgacagcgccgacttcatctttcaacaggatggtgctccaccgcacttccatcgtgatgttcggcatttcttaaacaggagattggaaaaccgatgggtcagtcgtgatggagatcatgatcagcaattcatgtcgtggcctccacgctctcccgacttaactccatgcgatttctttctgtggggttatgtgaaagattcagtgtttaaacctcttctaccaagaaacgtgccagaactgcgagcttgcatcaacgatgcttttgaactcattgatgaggacatgctgtgccgagtgtgggaggaacttgattatcggcttgatgtgtgccgaatcactaaaggagcacatatcgaacatttctgaatgcctaaaagaactttttgagtttttgtatgtgtgtgcaaagcattgtgaaaatatctcaaataataaagttattgtagagctgcgaaatcgcttcaatcacttgtaataaccctgtaatgtgtcacaaggccagtagtgcaatggagtggttcgaggaacacagtggacaTAGTGGCAAGTTCTAATAgacgtgctggccccccaacttgccagatctgaactctGAATATTGATCAAATGCATCTGGGATGTGGCTGAACATGTCAGAGCTCACTGCCCAAtccctggaatttatgggaattaggtgcctTCTGTCTGTgcatatgtggagccaattccatccagcaacctaccaaggcacCATTGCTTCCACGCCATGAAGTGTtaccactgttatccatgccaaaggtggacatcctggctgttaggtaggtggttataACATTCTGGCAGATCAGTTTATAAGAGGACCAGGGGATTGTCATTACAAATTAACCTTCGCCATACATTTGCAAAAGGACTTGCAATATATTTTAACAATAGCTTCTCAATATGCTTAATTACTGAAACATACAGCACAGATATTTCTGGGGATACAGTTGACtacagttttatgtattttcttctgAGTGATATACAATGTAGGGTCCACAGAAACAAAATACTGGATGTAAAGAATAGAATTACACTCACCACTAACGGAACCTGCAGCAATGAAGATAATTCATCCTGATCTTGCACTGATGTATGTGGATGAACTAAACCACCTTGATTAGAAAGGATACAGTATGATCCAACCAACACATTAGAGGCAACTGTTTGCCTGAAAACCTCTACTTTCAAAACATCTGCtaaaatttcttctgtttcctgaAAACAAATCACTGCAATAAATTAATAAAGAATTACAGTAGATCTCTACTATGTCTTCCAAACTCCCTTCAACAAGAATAAATGTTACGTTAAATGTCCATTAATGTTATATGTGACTGAGTACTTACACTGTTGGCCCATTTATGGAGAAGACAGCTATTTGAAAGGATTTAGGGGAACAGATGATATAGGAATCTGAAACCCATTTCTACAGAAGTCTTTGGTAGTCAGTTCAGTCCACTGAAC
Encoded proteins:
- the LOC124594938 gene encoding eukaryotic translation initiation factor 6, which codes for MAVRVQFENNNEVGVFSKLTNSYCLVAIGGSENFYSVFEAELADTIPVIHASLAGCRIIGRMCVGNRNGLLVPNSTTDTELQHLRNSLPDTVRVQRVEERLSALGNVIACNDYVALVHPDLDRETEEILADVLKVEVFRQTVASNVLVGSYCILSNQGGLVHPHTSVQDQDELSSLLQVPLVAGTVNRGSEVIAAGMVVNDWCAFCGMDTTSTELSVIESIFKLNDAQPSSIATSMRASLIESMS